From Populus trichocarpa isolate Nisqually-1 chromosome 19, P.trichocarpa_v4.1, whole genome shotgun sequence, a single genomic window includes:
- the LOC18108148 gene encoding squalene monooxygenase SE1 isoform X1 produces the protein MDSKHIFGGVVAAFLFGFVVLYSSRGRENIKASEKNRSKKTLKSSGNGVCRSNFAGNTDVIIVGAGVAGSALAYALAKDGWRVQVIERDLAEPDRIVGELLHAGGCLKLAALGLEDCLDGIDSQIVLSFAAINKDGKRTAISYPSNASGRSFHNGRFIQKLREKAASLPNVKLEQGTVTSLVEENGSIKGVLYKTKAGQELAASASLTIVCDGCFSNLRRNLCNPKIEVPSYFVGLLLEDYNLPYANRAYFILKDTIVIAYPISSNEIRCLVDVPGSKQPPIFNGEMASYLKTVVAPQMPPELYNAFICAIDKGNIRTMPNRIMSASPYPTPGAFLIGDSLNMRHAVTGGGMTVGLSDVVLLRDLLRPLNDLSNAASICKYLESFYILRKPTAFAINTLASTLHIVFSSSDQDPSRKEMKEAFFNYLSLGGVFSEGLMALLSGLNPDPLSLVFHCFAMLAYAVGRLLLPFPTPKRMCIAAKLILVGSGIIFPILKAEGIRATFFPATKPAYYRTPPVQSTGDKETGK, from the exons ATGGACTCCAAACATATATTTGGAGGAGTTGTAGCAGCTTTCTTGTTCGGGTTTGTTGTCCTCTACAGTTCAAGAGGGAGAGAGAATATCAAAGCTTCAGAGAAAAATCGAAGCAAGAAAACTTTGAAAAGCTCTGGAAATGGAGTGTGCAGATCAAATTTTGCTGGAAATACTGATGTGATCATCGTAGGTGCTGGTGTTGCTGGTTCAGCTCTTGCTTATGCTCTCGCAAAG GATGGATGGCGCGTGCAAGTTATTGAAAGAGACTTGGCTGAGCCCGACAGAATTGTTGGTGAGCTCTTGCATGCTGGCGGTTGCCTTAAATTGGCCGCGTTAGGTCTTGAAG ACTGTCTAGATGGGATTGATTCTCAGATAGTCCTCAGTTTCGCTGCTATTAACAAAGATGGAAAAAGAACTGCAATTTCATATCCCTCCAATGCGAGTGGCAGAAGCTTTCACAATGGCCGCTTCATCCAAAAACTACGTGAAAAAGCTGCATCTCTTCCCAA TGTTAAACTCGAACAAGGAACTGTAACATCTCTTGTCGAAGAAAATGGCAGTATCAAAGGTGTGCTATACAAAACAAAGGCAGGCCAGGAGTTAGCAGCTTCAGCTTCACTCACAATAGTATgtgatggttgtttttcaaatttacgACGCAATCTCTGCAATCCAAAG ATTGAAGTCCCATCTTACTTTGTTGGTTTGCTCCTGGAGGATTATAATCTTCCATATGCAAATCGTGCGTACTTTATTTTGAAGGATACAATTGTCATAGCTTATCCTATTAGCAGCAATGAAATTCGTTGTTTAGTTGATGTACCTGGCTCGAAACAACCACCTATTTTCAATGGCGAAATGGCAAGCTACTTGAAAACAGTGGTGGCACCTCAA ATGCCACCTGAGCTATATAATGCTTTCATATGTGCAATTGATAAGGGCAACATAAGAACAATGCCAAACAGAATCATGTCTGCGTCTCCCTATCCAACCCCTGGTGCATTTCTAATAGGGGATTCGTTGAATATGCGCCATGCTGTAACTGGAGGAGGAATGACTGTGGGACTTTCTGATGTTGTTCTACTGCGAGATCTTCTAAGGCCTCTGAATGATCTTAGCAATGCAGCTTCGATTTGCAAATATCTTGAATCCTTTTACATTCTGCGTAAG CCAACGGCATTTGCAATAAACACATTGGCAAGCACCCTGCACATAGTATTCTCTTCATCGGATCAGGATCCATCAAGGAAGGAAATGAAAGAAGCATTCTTCAATTATTTGAGCCTTGGAGGCGTGTTCTCAGAAGGACTGATGGCTCTTCTGTCTGGTCTCAACCCTGACCCGTTGAGCTTGGTTTTCCACTGCTTTGCCATGCTTGCCTATGCTGTTGGCCGCTTATTGCTTCCATTTCCTACACCAAAACGCATGTGTATTGCGGCAAAACTAATTTTG GTTGGATCAGGCATCATCTTCCCTATACTAAAGGCAGAAGGAATAAGAGCAACATTCTTCCCGGCAACCAAGCCTGCTTACTACAGAACTCCTCCTGTCCAATCCACTGGTGATAAAGAAACAGGGAAatag
- the LOC18108148 gene encoding squalene monooxygenase SE1 isoform X2: MDSKHIFGGVVAAFLFGFVVLYSSRGRENIKASEKNRSKKTLKSSGNGVCRSNFAGNTDVIIVGAGVAGSALAYALAKDGWRVQVIERDLAEPDRIVGELLHAGGCLKLAALGLEDCLDGIDSQIVLSFAAINKDGKRTAISYPSNASGRSFHNGRFIQKLREKAASLPNVKLEQGTVTSLVEENGSIKGVLYKTKAGQELAASASLTIVCDGCFSNLRRNLCNPKMPPELYNAFICAIDKGNIRTMPNRIMSASPYPTPGAFLIGDSLNMRHAVTGGGMTVGLSDVVLLRDLLRPLNDLSNAASICKYLESFYILRKPTAFAINTLASTLHIVFSSSDQDPSRKEMKEAFFNYLSLGGVFSEGLMALLSGLNPDPLSLVFHCFAMLAYAVGRLLLPFPTPKRMCIAAKLILVGSGIIFPILKAEGIRATFFPATKPAYYRTPPVQSTGDKETGK, from the exons ATGGACTCCAAACATATATTTGGAGGAGTTGTAGCAGCTTTCTTGTTCGGGTTTGTTGTCCTCTACAGTTCAAGAGGGAGAGAGAATATCAAAGCTTCAGAGAAAAATCGAAGCAAGAAAACTTTGAAAAGCTCTGGAAATGGAGTGTGCAGATCAAATTTTGCTGGAAATACTGATGTGATCATCGTAGGTGCTGGTGTTGCTGGTTCAGCTCTTGCTTATGCTCTCGCAAAG GATGGATGGCGCGTGCAAGTTATTGAAAGAGACTTGGCTGAGCCCGACAGAATTGTTGGTGAGCTCTTGCATGCTGGCGGTTGCCTTAAATTGGCCGCGTTAGGTCTTGAAG ACTGTCTAGATGGGATTGATTCTCAGATAGTCCTCAGTTTCGCTGCTATTAACAAAGATGGAAAAAGAACTGCAATTTCATATCCCTCCAATGCGAGTGGCAGAAGCTTTCACAATGGCCGCTTCATCCAAAAACTACGTGAAAAAGCTGCATCTCTTCCCAA TGTTAAACTCGAACAAGGAACTGTAACATCTCTTGTCGAAGAAAATGGCAGTATCAAAGGTGTGCTATACAAAACAAAGGCAGGCCAGGAGTTAGCAGCTTCAGCTTCACTCACAATAGTATgtgatggttgtttttcaaatttacgACGCAATCTCTGCAATCCAAAG ATGCCACCTGAGCTATATAATGCTTTCATATGTGCAATTGATAAGGGCAACATAAGAACAATGCCAAACAGAATCATGTCTGCGTCTCCCTATCCAACCCCTGGTGCATTTCTAATAGGGGATTCGTTGAATATGCGCCATGCTGTAACTGGAGGAGGAATGACTGTGGGACTTTCTGATGTTGTTCTACTGCGAGATCTTCTAAGGCCTCTGAATGATCTTAGCAATGCAGCTTCGATTTGCAAATATCTTGAATCCTTTTACATTCTGCGTAAG CCAACGGCATTTGCAATAAACACATTGGCAAGCACCCTGCACATAGTATTCTCTTCATCGGATCAGGATCCATCAAGGAAGGAAATGAAAGAAGCATTCTTCAATTATTTGAGCCTTGGAGGCGTGTTCTCAGAAGGACTGATGGCTCTTCTGTCTGGTCTCAACCCTGACCCGTTGAGCTTGGTTTTCCACTGCTTTGCCATGCTTGCCTATGCTGTTGGCCGCTTATTGCTTCCATTTCCTACACCAAAACGCATGTGTATTGCGGCAAAACTAATTTTG GTTGGATCAGGCATCATCTTCCCTATACTAAAGGCAGAAGGAATAAGAGCAACATTCTTCCCGGCAACCAAGCCTGCTTACTACAGAACTCCTCCTGTCCAATCCACTGGTGATAAAGAAACAGGGAAatag
- the LOC7465918 gene encoding squalene monooxygenase SE1 gives MDSKHIFGGVVAAFLFGFVVLYSSRRRENIKASEKNRSKKSLKSSGNGVCRSNFAGNTDVIIVGAGVAGSALAYALAKDGWRVQVIERDLAEPDRIVGEVLHAGGCIKLAELGLQDCLDGIDSQIVFSFAAVHKDGKRTAISYPANASGRGFHNGRFIQKLREKAASLPNVKLDQGTVTSLVEENGTIKGVLYKTKAGQELVASASLTIVCDGCFSNLRRNLCNPKIEVPSYFVGLVLENYNLPYANRAYFILKDTIVIAYPISSNEIRCLVDVPGSKQPPISNGEMASYLKTVVAPQMPPELYNAFICAIDKGNIRTMPNRIMPASPYPTPGAFLIGDSLNMRHAVTGGGMTVGLSDVVLLRDLLRPLNDLSDGASICKYLESFYILRKPTAFAINTLASTLHTVFSSSDQDPSRKEMKEAFFNYLSLGGVFSEGLMALLSGLNPDPLSLVFHCFAMLAYAVGRLLLPFPTPKRMCIAAKLILVGSGIIFPILKAEGIRATFLPATMPAYYRTPPVQSTDDRETGK, from the exons ATGGACTCCAAACATATATTTGGAGGAGTTGTAGCAGCTTTCTTGTTCGGGTTTGTTGTACTCTACAGTTCAAGAAGGAGAGAGAATATCAAAGCTTCAGAGAAAAATCGAAGcaagaaaagtttgaaaagctCTGGAAATGGAGTGTGCAGATCAAATTTTGCTGGAAATACTGATGTGATCATCGTAGGTGCTGGTGTTGCTGGTTCAGCTCTTGCTTATGCTCTCGCAAAG GATGGATGGCGCGTGCAAGTTATTGAAAGAGACTTGGCTGAGCCCGACAGAATTGTTGGTGAGGTCCTGCATGCTGGGGGCTGCATTAAATTGGCCGAGTTAGGTCTTCAAG ACTGTCTAGATGGGATTGATTCTCAGATAGTCTTCAGTTTCGCTGCTGTTCACAAAGATGGGAAAAGAACTGCAATTTCATATCCCGCCAATGCGAGTGGCAGAGGCTTTCACAATGGCCGCTTCATCCAGAAACTACGTGAAAAAGCCGCATCTCTTCCCAA TGTTAAACTCGATCAAGGAACTGTAACATCTCTTGTCGAAGAAAATGGAACTATCAAAGGTGTGCTATACAAAACAAAGGCAGGCCAGGAGTTAGTAGCTTCAGCTTCACTCACAATAGTATgtgatggttgtttttcaaatttacgACGCAATCTCTGCAATCCAAAG ATTGAAGTCCCATCTTACTTTGTTGGTTTGGTCCTGGAGAATTATAATCTTCCATATGCAAATCGGGCATACTTTATTTTGAAGGATACAATTGTCATAGCTTATCCAATTAGCAGCAATGAAATTCGTTGTTTAGTTGATGTACCTGGCTCGAAACAACCACCTATTTCCAATGGCGAAATGGCAAGCTACTTGAAAACAGTGGTGGCACCTCAA ATGCCACCTGAGCTATACAATGCTTTCATATGTGCAATTGATAAGGGCAACATAAGAACAATGCCAAACAGAATCATGCCTGCGTCTCCCTATCCAACCCCTGGTGCATTTCTAATAGGGGATTCGTTGAATATGCGCCATGCTGTAACTGGAGGAGGAATGACCGTGGGACTTTCTGATGTTGTTCTACTGCGAGATCTTCTTAGGCCTCTGAATGATCTTAGTGATGGAGCTTCCATTTGCAAATATCTTGAATCCTTTTACATTCTGCGTAAG CCAACGGCATTTGCAATAAACACATTGGCAAGCACCCTACACACAGTATTCTCTTCATCGGATCAGGATCCATCAAGGAAGGAAATGAAAGAAGCATTCTTCAATTATTTGAGCCTTGGAGGCGTGTTCTCAGAAGGACTGATGGCTCTTCTGTCTGGTCTAAACCCTGACCCGTTGAGCTTGGTTTTCCACTGCTTTGCCATGCTTGCCTATGCTGTTGGCCGCTTATTGCTTCCATTTCCTACACCAAAACGCATGTGTATTGCGGCAAAACTAATTTTG GTTGGATCAGGCATCATCTTCCCTATACTAAAGGCAGAAGGAATTAGAGCAACATTCCTCCCGGCAACAATGCCTGCTTACTACAGAACTCCTCCTGTCCAATCCACTGATGATAGAGAAACAGGGAAatag